A region of Panicum virgatum strain AP13 chromosome 8N, P.virgatum_v5, whole genome shotgun sequence DNA encodes the following proteins:
- the LOC120684873 gene encoding putative disease resistance protein RGA1 — MAEVGGMLAYAMLKMVTQQLGSIIGGQLKLQWYFSDDFRKMKMTLESMEAVLQDAERRSIRDAAVRLWLKRLTDAMYGISDILGEFETMESPGRKVCVQMPYLAVGSKILIANKMKKMRQEVENIKDQHRQFSFKTDSKSNVQPVPDERETDSYMDDQTLVVGRTEDKRKILSCFSESMAQDITILPIYGIGGIGKTILAKLIFNDTYFKDHSKVWIYVSQMLNVNKIGNSIISQLSKCESNLTERQMIRNHLGQLLTDPNYNKKIMIVLDDVWEENDSQLNELKTMLPVIKGGKVVVIVTTRDEHNARKICTVQPYKLLPLSDETCWAIIKRKSEFEARDDKEHLEQVGRDIAMKCGCVALAAQALGYMLKPRTFGEWESVRNSDIWNASTSEQESLAHHNVLACLLLSYRSMPPPLKLCFAYSAFFPKGYKLDKNDLIYQWIAHGFIPPSSIFSTRQLGEKYAKRLLGMSFLQHSKLSSKLPESFVDLKELVHLDLNNCRSLNIVLDN, encoded by the exons ATGGCCGAGGTCGGGGGCATGCTCGCCTACGCCATGCTCAAGATGGTTACGCAGCAGCTTGGTTCCATCATCGGTGGCCAGTTAAAACTGCAGTGGTACTTCAGTGACGACTTTAGGAAGATGAAGATGACTCTGGAGTCGATGGAAGCAGTGCTCCAGGATGCTGAGAGGCGGTCAATCCGGGATGCGGCAGTAAGGCTATGGCTGAAGCGCCTTACGGACGCTATGTATGGCATCTCTGACATCCTTGGCGAGTTTGAAACTATGGAATCACCTGGACGGAAGGTCTGTGTGCA GATGCCATATCTTGCAGTTGGTTCAAAGATTTTGATTGCTAAtaagatgaagaagatgaggcaGGAAGTGGAGAATATTAAGGATCAACACCGGCAGTTCAGTTTCAAGACAGACAGTAAATCTAATGTGCAACCAGTTCCTGATGAACGGGAAACAGACTCCTATATGGATGATCAAACGCTCGTAGTAGGGAGGACCgaagataaaagaaaaatactatCTTGCTTCTCAGAGAGCATGGCACAAGATATTACTATCCTTCCTATATATGGCATTGGAGGCATTGGCAAGACAATATTGGCAAAATTAATTTTCAATGACACCTATTTCAAAGATCACTCAAAGGTTTGGATCTACGTGTCCCAGATGCTTAATGTGAATAAAATCGGCAACTCTATTATATCCCAACTATCAAAATGTGAGAGCAATCTGACTGAAAGGCAGATGATACGCAACCACCTTGGACAGCTACTCACTGATCCTAATTATAACAAGAAGATTATGATTGTTTTGGATGATGTGTGGGAGGAAAATGATTCTCAGTTGAATGAATTGAAAACTATGCTACCGGTCATAAAGGGTGGCAAGGTCGTTGTAATAGTGACCACACGCGATGAACACAATGCAAGGAAAATTTGTACCGTTCAACCATATAAACTACTACCTTTGTCAGATGAAACTTGCTGGGCTATAATAAAACGAAAAAGTGAGTTTGAAGCTAGAGATGATAAAGAACATCTGGAGCAGGTTGGGAGGGACATTGCCATGAAGTGTGGATGTGTTGCTTTAGCAGCTCAAGCACTTGGATACATGTTGAAACCTCGTACTTTTGGTGAATGGGAGTCAGTGAGAAACAGTGATATCTGGAATGCATCTACTTCAGAACAAGAATCTTTGGCACACCACAATGTGCTTGCATGCTTACTATTAAGCTACAGGAGTATGCCACCACCCCTGAAGTTATGTTTTGCCTATAGTGCATTCTTCCCAAAAGGTTATAAGCTAGACAAAAATGATCTAATTTACCAATGGATTGCTCATGGTTTTATTCCACCATCTAGCATATTCTCAACTAGACAGCTTGGTGAGAAGTATGCTAAACGGCTTTTGGGAATGTCATTCCTGCAACATTCAAAGCTATCTTCT AAACTTCCAGAATCATTTGTGGATCTCAAGGAATTGGTTCATTTGGACTTGAACAACTGCCGAAGTCTTAACATTGTGTTAGACAACTAG
- the LOC120684872 gene encoding uncharacterized protein LOC120684872, with product MSTSVATSSSTASSSSASLGSGDSALPLFVHPAAAVCVKTHVPFTLEMNSNYMKWVSYLKLFGSIGDSILALALAGDDHTTWQLWVAIEEIFTANQEPRAFLLPEEFHTLQQGDSTISEYCQRIKLKGAKFRTVGNPVEGRALILAMLRGLNPRFASTVDDITNSTILPMFTRAHDMLILKETRLSHDEKSIANTALLAFAGSGCTSPGGCCSGTTGAPSGGSSNGVAPPQKIGGSSSNKKKGGGPHRGNGGGNGGGGHTQQASTSAAPQPYHPMGPWICYNPWAP from the exons ATGTCGACCAGCGTtgcgacctcctcctccacggcgaGCTCCTCCAGCGCCTCCCTCGGCTCCGGCGATTCTGCACTGCCCCTCTTCGTCCATCCGGCGGCTGCCGTCTGCGTGAAGACCCATGTTCCCTTCACGTTGGAGATGAACTCCAACTACATGAAGTGGGTCTCCTACCTCAAG CTCTTTGGCTCCATCGGCGACTCcatcctcgccctcgccctcgccggtgATGATCATACCACCTGGCAACTTTGGGTCGCCATCGAGGAGATCTTCACCGCCAACCAGGAGCCGCGCGCCTTCCTCCTTCCTGAGGAGTTCCACACCCTCCAGCAAGGTGACTCCACCATCTCGGAGTATTGTCAGCGCATCAAGTTGAAGGGTGCTAAATTCCGCACTGTCGGCAACCCCGTCGAGGGCCGTGCGCTCATCCTCGCCATGCTCCGAGGGCTCAACCCTCGCTTCGCCAGCACCGTCGACGACATCACCAACTCAACCATTCTTCCGATGTTCACCCGCGCCCACGACATGCTCATCCTCAAGGAGACTAGGCTGTCTCACGATGAGAAGAGCATCGCCAACACCGCCCTCCTCGCATTCGCCGGTTCTGGTTGTACCAGTCCGGGCGGGTGCTGCTCCGGCACCACGGGCGCCCCCTCTGGAGGCTCCAGCAACGGTGTAGCACCTCCTCAGAAGATCGGCGGCAGCTCCAGCAACAAGAAGAAGGGCGGCGGCCCTCACaggggcaacggcggcggcaacggtggcggcggccacaCCCAGCAGGCGtccaccagcgccgccccccAGCCCTACCACCCCATGGGCCCCTGGATTTGCTACAATCCTTGGGCGCCATAG